A window of Stenotrophomonas indicatrix genomic DNA:
GTTGATGGGCCGATATCGCAACTACGTCAAGCAGATCCTCGCACTGACCGGCACCCCGGCGGCCAAGCTGGACGCCGAGTCGCAGGCGGTGATCGCGCTGGAAACCGAACTGGCGCGCAATGCGCAGTCGCTGGCGGGCATCAACAACCCGTTCAACAACTACGCGCCGATCTCCACCAAGGACCTCAACAGCCGCTACCGCAACCTGCAGCTGGACGCGTTCCTGAAGGCGCAGGGCGTCAACGATGATTTGGTGTCGCTGGCCGATCCGGCGCTGTTCAAGCAGCTCGACGGCATGGTCACCAAGCTCAAGCCGGACCAGTGGAAGGCCTACCTGCGCTGGCGCGTGGGCGACTCGATGGCGCCGTACCTGTCCAAGGCGTACCGCGATGCGGAGTTCGAATTCCGTGGCCGCGTGCTGCGTGGTGAAACCCTGCCGCCGCAGCGCTGGGAAAGCGTGCTGGACGCGATCAACGTGGCCGCTGGCCCGATGGTCGGCCGCGAATACGCAGCCCGTTACCTGTCCGCCGAAGACCGCCGCCAGGCGGCCTGGATCGTCGACAAGGTGCGTGAAGTGCAGATCGAAGCGGTCAAGAACAACAGCTGGATGAGCGCCGAGGCCAAGACCGAAGCGCAGGCCAAGCTGGCCGCGCTGAAGATCGAGATCGGCACCCCGCTGCGTGACCTGGACTACAGCGTGCAGCCGATGGGCCGTGGTTCGTTCGGCGGCAACATGCTGATCGCGTCCACCTGGCGCCACCGCGAGGAAATGAAGCGCATCGGCAAGGGCAACGCCGACCGCCGCTGGGACGTGCTGCCGCAGCAGCCGTCGCTGGCCTATGACCTGGCGCAGAACCGGCTGATCGTCACTGCGGCGATCCTGCAGGGCCCGGTGTTCAACGCCAAGGCCGATGCCGCCGACAAGTTCGGCAGCTTCGGCGGCCTGGTCGGCCACGAGCTGACCCGTGCGATCGATGCCAAGGGTGCGCTGGTCGATGCCAAGGGCGAACTGCGCAGCTGGTGGACCCCGGCCGACAAGACCGCCTGGACCCTGCTCGGCACCCGTGTCGCCAGCCAGTACGGCGCCTACGAGTTCCCTGGCGTGAAGGGGGCCAAGGTCAACGGCACGCTGACCCAGGAAGAGAACCTGGCCGACATCGCCGGCCTGGAGCTGGCCTGGGCCGCGTACACCGCGCAGGAGCCGAAGGCCAAGCCGGCACAGCAGCAGGGCTTCTTCCGCGCCTGGGCCGCGCTGTGGCCGCAGCAGCTGTCGCCGAACGAGGCCGCACGCCGCCTGACCGCCGACATCCGTGCACCGGGTCGCTGGCGTACCAACGGCCCGCTGTCGAACCTGCCGGCGTTCGGCGCCAGCTTCAGCTGCAAGCCGGGCCAGCCGATGCAGCGCACCGACGGCGAGCAGATCAAGGTCTGGCGCTGAGGTTCATGCAACAGCGGTAACGGAAAGGGCGCCTTCGTGGCGCCCTTTTTCGTCGGTGGACGTCACGCGGGCTTCAACGTTCCCCGGTAATGCACGATCCGCCCCACCACCGGCGCGCCGATCTCCACGTCGAAGACGAAGCGCCCATCCTCATCACCCTCGAAACTGTTCTCCCCGGGCAACAGCCACTGCGGCAACGGCAGGCCCAGGATCGACCAGCGTCGCGGCACCAGTTGCAGCCGCCCGTTGTCGACCAGAAGTGCCAACGCTACCGATACCGCACCGAACCGTTCGACCAGCAGCGCTTCGTTGCGCCCCTGCCCCTGCGTCTGCAACGAAGAGAAACGACGGCCGGCAAAGGTCCGTGTCCAGCGCTCACCACCCGCCTCTGCGGTGAACTCCACGCTGACCGGCACTGCCTCGCCCGCTGCCGGAAAACCGAACACGTTCCCCAGCAACCGCGACAACAACCCACCACCGCGTTCGACCGATGCCGTGCCGCTCCAGCGCTTGGCGGCAGACGGTGCGTGCAACGCCTGCACGCTGGCCGGCAGCTGCGCGTACGCGCTGCCCAGCAGGCGCTGGTACAGGCTGGCACCGGGCATGTCGCGACGGAAACCGGTATGGATCGTGCGTCCGTCGAACAGCCGGTCGTAGTCGGACAGTTCCAGCGCATGCGTGGCCGGGCGTGCACCCGGTGACGGCCGATCACCGGCCAGCTGCTTGCGGATCACCGCTTCGATCGCCATCGACGGGATGTACGGGCCGTCATCGGCCTCGGCCAGCAGGTGCCAGCTCTGTTCCACACGCGCACCATCGCGGGTGCCCACCGCGCGCACGATCATGCCGCCGCGATGCTCGCCGAACTTCATCAGGTTCAACACGGCATAGAACAACCGCGAGCATGGCTCCAGCGATGGCAGTTTCAGGTGCAAGCGCGCCTTGGCCAGCAGATTGAGCACGCGATGAAGGATCTCCGGCACCGGGCCAGCCCCCATCCAGATGTCGGTCATCGTCGGATGTTCGGGTGGCAACACCTGCAGATCCGGCACATCCACCAGCGAGAAATGCAGGTTGCGCAGCGGCAGCCGCCCCGGCACCGCGACGGTGAAGCGGCGACTCTCGGCCAGGCCGATGCCGTGCCCATCGCGACCGTTGCGGCGCAGCTTCACCGGCGCACCGGCATAGCCGACCACCGCCCGCATCACGTTCAGGCCGATGCCGGCATACGGCGATGGCGCGATGCCGCCTTCCACGCTGACGATGTCCATGTGCGTGGCCATCTCGCGCAGCACTGCCGCGGTCAATACCGGGAAACTGCTGACGCCTGACAGTGCGTAGATGCCAGCCGCCCTGGCCTGCGCGTCGTACTGCGAAACGCCGAATACGAAGTCTGCCGCGTCGGCGAAGTCCAGATAATCAATGCCGGCGGCGATGCAGGCTTCGATCGCGCCATAGCGGTGTTCGCCATAGTCCTGGAAAGGACCGGAGGCATCCACCACCAGGTCCGGTCGCTCGGCCTGCAGGGCCGTGGCCAGGCGTTGCCGGTCGACCTGCAGTGGACGCAGCGTCGATTGCCCCACATAGCTTGCGCAGAAGGCCTGTGCCGCCGCCAGGTTGCGGCCACCGATCAGCAGTTCCAGCATCGGCAGGTCGGCCAGCAAGCGGACCAGACGCCCCCCGAACACCCCATATCCACCCAGAATCAGGATCTTCACGCATCATCCCTGTCGTGTCGTCCGGCCATGGTAGCGCGGGGCCGACAGCTCCCGCAGTGCAGCACGATCCGGCATTAACACCGCCCATGCTATCGCTGCGCCTTCGTCCACTGCGGAGCCCCGCCATGGCTCACAAGAACACGATCTGCGTCTGGTATGACAACGGCGCGCTCGAGGCCGCCACGTTCTATGCGAAGACCTTTCCCGACAGCGAAGTAACCGCTGTGCATCACGCGCCCGGCGACTTCCCCGACGGCAAGCAGGGGGACGTGCTCACCGTCGAATTCACGGTCTGCGGCATTCCCTGCGTCGGCCTCAATGGTGGCCCGACCTTCAAGCACAGCGAAGCGTTCTCGTTCCAGATTTCCACCGAGGACCAGGCCGAGACCGATCGCCTGTGGAATGCCATCGTCGGCAACGGTGGCCAGGAAAGCCAATGCGGCTGGTGCAAGGACCGATGGGGCGTGTCCTGGCAGATCAGCCCGCGCATGCTGATCGAAGCGGTAACCAGCAAGGACAAGGCCCTGGCCAAGCGCGCCTTCAACGCGATGATGCCGATGAAGAAGATCGACATCGCCACCATCGAAGCGGCGATCCGCAACGCATGACGACGTTGGACACGATCATCGTTGGCGGCGGCCACAACGGGCTGGTGTGCGCGGCGTATCTGGCGCGCGCGGGGCAACGGGTGCTGGTGCTGGAGCGTCGCGGCATCCTTGGCGGTGCGGCTGTCACCGAGGAGTTCCACCCGGGCTTCCGCAACTCGGTGGCCTCGTACACGGTGTCGCTGCTGCAGCCGAAGGTGATCGAGGAGCTGCAGCTGCATGCGCACGGGCTGCGCATCGTCGCGCGGCCGGCCAACAACTTCCTGCCATTGCCTGATGGCCGCTACCTGCTGTCCGCACCTGGCCGCACCCAGGCCGAGGTGGCGAAGTTCTCCGAACGCGATGCGCAGGCGCTGCCCGCCTATGAA
This region includes:
- a CDS encoding M13 family metallopeptidase, with product MPNFRPLAIALGISLATLVPTHDAFAAKKKAPRAPAVSAQCSDFYDATNAGWLKANPVPQTGAATALGQLVDRSRQQQRELLDASMKAPQGNVQKLLGDFWASGLDEAAVEADGSNPIAPLLTRINAIKKAKDVPASIAALHQVGIPVAFNFGPDVDLKALDRHIGYFMQGGMGLPDPAFYTRTDADTVALMGRYRNYVKQILALTGTPAAKLDAESQAVIALETELARNAQSLAGINNPFNNYAPISTKDLNSRYRNLQLDAFLKAQGVNDDLVSLADPALFKQLDGMVTKLKPDQWKAYLRWRVGDSMAPYLSKAYRDAEFEFRGRVLRGETLPPQRWESVLDAINVAAGPMVGREYAARYLSAEDRRQAAWIVDKVREVQIEAVKNNSWMSAEAKTEAQAKLAALKIEIGTPLRDLDYSVQPMGRGSFGGNMLIASTWRHREEMKRIGKGNADRRWDVLPQQPSLAYDLAQNRLIVTAAILQGPVFNAKADAADKFGSFGGLVGHELTRAIDAKGALVDAKGELRSWWTPADKTAWTLLGTRVASQYGAYEFPGVKGAKVNGTLTQEENLADIAGLELAWAAYTAQEPKAKPAQQQGFFRAWAALWPQQLSPNEAARRLTADIRAPGRWRTNGPLSNLPAFGASFSCKPGQPMQRTDGEQIKVWR
- a CDS encoding SDR family oxidoreductase yields the protein MKILILGGYGVFGGRLVRLLADLPMLELLIGGRNLAAAQAFCASYVGQSTLRPLQVDRQRLATALQAERPDLVVDASGPFQDYGEHRYGAIEACIAAGIDYLDFADAADFVFGVSQYDAQARAAGIYALSGVSSFPVLTAAVLREMATHMDIVSVEGGIAPSPYAGIGLNVMRAVVGYAGAPVKLRRNGRDGHGIGLAESRRFTVAVPGRLPLRNLHFSLVDVPDLQVLPPEHPTMTDIWMGAGPVPEILHRVLNLLAKARLHLKLPSLEPCSRLFYAVLNLMKFGEHRGGMIVRAVGTRDGARVEQSWHLLAEADDGPYIPSMAIEAVIRKQLAGDRPSPGARPATHALELSDYDRLFDGRTIHTGFRRDMPGASLYQRLLGSAYAQLPASVQALHAPSAAKRWSGTASVERGGGLLSRLLGNVFGFPAAGEAVPVSVEFTAEAGGERWTRTFAGRRFSSLQTQGQGRNEALLVERFGAVSVALALLVDNGRLQLVPRRWSILGLPLPQWLLPGENSFEGDEDGRFVFDVEIGAPVVGRIVHYRGTLKPA
- a CDS encoding VOC family protein is translated as MAHKNTICVWYDNGALEAATFYAKTFPDSEVTAVHHAPGDFPDGKQGDVLTVEFTVCGIPCVGLNGGPTFKHSEAFSFQISTEDQAETDRLWNAIVGNGGQESQCGWCKDRWGVSWQISPRMLIEAVTSKDKALAKRAFNAMMPMKKIDIATIEAAIRNA